One Chloroflexota bacterium DNA segment encodes these proteins:
- a CDS encoding DUF305 domain-containing protein, protein MKRLWWLAGLSALVALAVLLMPMTALRLRAQAAPATGHSLDQLTGDDFDRAFLAQMTMHHAMAVEMARPLLTGATHPELKQLGQAITDAQTREITQMRAWAKEWYGLELPDHLAMMAAHHQGQGQATGMPGMHSGGMMNPAGIPMHQSMHQGQGMPMHQGQGMPMHQGQGAGPIGMMGDMHAMSMMAALDKLPPNRLEAVFMSLMIPHHQDALDMAALIPDRAAHQEIKDLGTAITTSQSAEIEQMNGWLANWYGL, encoded by the coding sequence ATGAAACGCCTATGGTGGCTGGCCGGCCTGTCGGCGCTCGTTGCGCTGGCCGTCCTGCTGATGCCGATGACCGCGCTGCGCCTGCGGGCGCAGGCCGCCCCGGCGACGGGCCATTCGCTCGATCAGCTGACCGGCGACGACTTTGACCGGGCGTTCCTGGCGCAGATGACCATGCACCATGCGATGGCCGTCGAGATGGCGCGCCCGCTGCTGACCGGGGCGACGCACCCCGAGTTGAAGCAGCTCGGGCAGGCGATCACCGACGCCCAGACCCGCGAGATCACCCAGATGCGAGCCTGGGCAAAGGAGTGGTACGGACTTGAGCTGCCGGATCACCTCGCCATGATGGCCGCCCATCACCAGGGCCAGGGACAGGCCACCGGCATGCCGGGCATGCACTCGGGCGGCATGATGAACCCGGCCGGGATACCGATGCACCAGAGCATGCATCAGGGGCAAGGCATGCCAATGCATCAGGGGCAGGGCATGCCAATGCATCAGGGGCAGGGCGCTGGCCCGATCGGCATGATGGGCGACATGCATGCGATGTCGATGATGGCCGCCCTCGACAAGCTGCCGCCCAACCGCCTCGAAGCCGTCTTCATGAGCCTGATGATCCCACACCACCAGGATGCGCTGGACATGGCCGCGCTGATCCCCGACCGCGCGGCGCACCAGGAGATCAAGGATCTCGGTACGGCGATCACCACCTCACAGAGCGCGGAGATCGAGCAGATGAACGGCTGGCTCGCCAACTGGTACGGCCTCTAG